In Zymoseptoria tritici IPO323 chromosome 7, whole genome shotgun sequence, a single genomic region encodes these proteins:
- a CDS encoding uncharacterized protein (Conserved fungal protein (significant homology with fungal hypothetical proteins with unknown function). Predicted plasmatic, integral small protein): MGILSAFTLIRTVSLFHITAAYFLLTAPKILSDQNVVYMLGEAMRISHATTLDKPSEASAFAGILLALLGISDLAAASMNELIALEYWLYNVQTRLMFFFGLTGYVYLFKEDGMLGSGDATKLGIGEPLQNSLVFAFGFFEIGLWFWIFTSLREERDTLARKRMEELKAKEDFERRL, encoded by the exons ATGGGGATCCTTTCAGCATTCACGCTGATCCGGACGGTATCTCTGTTCCACATCACAGCGGCGTACTTCCTCCTCACGGCGCCGAAAATCCTCTCGGACCAGAATGTGGTGTATATGCTCGGAGAGGCCATGAGAATT TCTCACGCGACGACCCTCGACAAGCCCAGCGAAGCGTCTGCGTTCGCCGGCATACTCCTCGCGTTGCTCGGGATCTCAGATCTGGCCGCGGCCTCAATGAACGAGCTCATCGCTCTGGAATACTGGCTATACAACGTGCAGACTCGACTCATGTTCTTCTTCGGGCTTACGGGCTACGTGTATCTGTTCAAGGAAGATGGCATGCTCGGCAGCGGCGATGCGACCAAGCTTGGGATCGGAGAGCCTCTGCAGAACAGCTTGGTGTTCGCATTTGGCTTCTTCGAGATCGGTTTGTGGTTTTGG ATCTTCACCAGCTtgagagaagagagagatACTCTGGCGCGGAAGCGTATGGAGGAGCTCAAAGCCAAAGAGGATTTCGAGAGACGTCTCTAG
- a CDS encoding putative geranylgeranyl transferase (Putative geranylgeranyl transferase): MLEEEPKLDKARHIKYWLRCLKTLLPHHYTGNESNRMYLAFFIISALDLLSAWESSTTASERSEYIDWIYHCQHPRGGFRMWPGTDFGIQSSPENERWDPANIPATYFALSALLIAGDDLSRVRRRETLQWLTKMQREDGSFGETLVDGTIEGGRDPRFGYCATGIRFILRGGREGALSTAGEEIEDIRLDSLVSCIEAAESYEGGLSDSRYHEPHAGYTYCALGCLNFIERLKSIFPPSKHSTNTKPCGPSDPALTLSWLVARQTDLDDPDGELDSCTEDTTSLPDPTVDAPALKQDDARAETETTLHQSPDKSTLTSASLFPTPSLPPLSAGMNGRTNKVADTCYAWWVGASISLLTQAPSPRATQRPPNHMFGAPALQTYLLSKTQHPALGGFGKFPGDLPDLYHSYMGLAALGLIGTEGIKSVDAGMCISAEAEQRVHGLWKEGSSAV, encoded by the exons ATGCTCGAAGAAGAGCCGAAGCTGGACAAG GCCCGGCACATCAAATACTGGCTTCGCTGCTTGAAGACACTCTTACCACATCACTACACTGGCAATGAAAGCAACCGGATGTATCTGGCCTTCTTTATCATCTCGGCTCTGGACCTGCTCTCTGCCTGGGAGAGCTCCACAACGGCATCAGAACGTTCAGAGTACATAGATTGGATCTACCACTGTCAGCATCCGCGAGGTGGATTTCGAATGTGGCCAGGGACCGACTTTGGAATCCAATCTAGCCCGGAGAACGAGCGATGGGATCCTGCGAATATTCCCGCCACGTACTTTGCTTTGTCAGCCTTGCTCATTGCCGGGGATGATCTGAGCAGGGTACGGAGGAGAGAGACGTTGCAGTGGTTGACGAAAATGCAGAGGGAGGATGGCAGTTTTGGGGAGACGCTTGTCGATGGCACTATTGAAGGTGGGCGGGATCCAAGATTTGGGTACTGTGCAACGGGAATAAGATTCATCTTGCGAGGTGGGCGGGAAGGAGCTTTGAGTACTGCTGGGGAAGAGATTGAAGACATCCGTCTGGACAGTCTGGTCTCATGTATTGAGGCAGCCGAG TCCTACGAAGGCGGCCTCTCCGATTCACGCTATCATGAACCTCATGCGGGTTACACTTACTGCGCTCTCGGCTGTTTAAACTTTATCGAGCGACTCAAATCCATTTTCCCACCTTCTAAACACAGCACCAACACCAAGCCCTGCGGTCCCTCAGATCCAGCCCTCACGCTCAGCTGGCTGGTAGCACGTCAGACTGATCTCGATGACCCGGACGGCGAACTAGATTCCTGTACAGAAGATACAACTTCCCTTCCAGACCCAACAGTTGACGCTCCAGCACTCAAGCAGGACGATGCCAGGGCCGAGACGGAAACCACGCTTCACCAATCGCCGGACAAATCAACTCTCACTTCCGCTTCCCTCTTTCCGACACCCTCGCTTCCTCCACTATCAGCCGGCATGAACGGCCGCACAAACAAAGTCGCAGATACGTGCTATGCCTGGTGGGTAGGAGCATCTATCAGTCTTTTGACACAAGCACCATCTCCACGTGCGACACAGCGACCGCCAAACCACATGTTCGGTGCTCCAGCATTACAGACCTATCTGCTTTCGAAGACTCAACACCCGGCTCTGGGTGGGTTCGGGAAATTTCCAGGCGACCTGCCGGATCTATATCACTCGTACATGGGTCTTGCGGCGCTCGGGCTCATCGGTACGGAGGGTATTAAATCGGTGGATGCGGGCATGTGCATTTCTGCAGAGGCGGAGCAGAGGGTGCATGGCTTATGGAAGGAGGGATCCTCTGCTGTGTGA
- a CDS encoding DNA replication licensing factor MCM7: MDDAEYGNGETRRTKSKVKYMNVLQSVADRKSSQVLVDLDDLVEYEKSLDSEDASALNLVSSIETNAYHYIEILSRAVDSLLPTPEKEPTFKDDVLDIIMSQRTKRNEAVREQQDNNLDTGIPESIFPPELTRRYTLNFKPVTASGSSSEKSGKAMAVRQVRGEHLGHLITVRGIATRVSDVKPSVQVNAYSCDRCGHEIFQPITSKQFTPLVECTSSDCKDNNAKGQLFLSTRASKFLPFQEVKIQEMADQVPVGHIPRQLTIHCHGELVRQVNPGDVVDIAGIFMPTPYTGFQAIRAGLLTDTYLEAQHVRQHKKAYDDMVLAPTTIRRMTELEQSGQLYEYLSRSIAPEIFGHLDVKKALLLQLIGGVTKEMGDGMRIRGDINVCLMGDPGVAKSQLLKYITKVAPRGVYTTGRGSSGVGLTAAVMRDPVTDEMVLEGGALVLADNGTCCIDEFDKMDDSDRTAIHEVMEQQTISISKAGITTTLNARTAILAAANPLYGRYNPRISPVENINLPAALLSRFDVLFLILDTPNRDSDEELARHVTFVHINNKHPEPQGGGLIFSPNEVRQWVARARSFRPVVPKQVSDYLVGAYVRLRQQQKRDEAGKKTFTHTSPRTLLGILRLSQALARLRFADEVITDDVDEALRLIEVSKASLYDDNVNRRGDQSASTKIFNLIRGMRESGAAATAEGGGELDLRKVRERVLAKGFTAQQLEAALDEYADIDIWQTAAEGTRLVFIEAGEDDADMGDEYS, from the exons TACGGCAACGGCGAGACCAGGCGCACAAAGTCAAAAGTGAAATACATGAACGTTCTACAAAGCGTGGCAGATCGCAAATCGAGCCAGGTGCTGGTGGATCTGGATGACTTGGTAGAATACGAGAAGTCGTTGGACTCAGAGGATGCTTCTGCGTTGAACTTGGTGTCTTCAATTGAGACCAATGCGTATCACTACATCGAGATCCTCTCTCGGGCAGTTGACTCTCTGCTTCCTACGCCGGAGAAAGAGCCCACTTTCAAGGACGACGTGCTGGATATCATCATGAGCCAACGGACAAAGCGCAACGAGGCGGTACGAGAACAGCAGGACAATAACCTCGACACTGGTATTCCGGAATCGATATTCCCACCAGAGCTTACTCGAAGGTATACGCTCAACTTCAAGCCTGTAACGGCCTCGGGATCAAGCAGCGAAAAGAGTGGAAAGGCGATGGCTGTGAGACAAGTTCGAGGAGAGCATTTGGGACATCTCATCACAGTTCGCGGTATCGCGACCCGAGTGTCTGATGTAAAGCCATCTGTGCAGGTCAATGCATACTCTTGCGATCGATGTGGACACGAGATCTTCCAGCCCATCACTTCCAAGCAGTTCACTCCTCTGGTCGAGTGCACATCATCAGACTGCAAGGACAACAACGCAAAGGGACAACTCTTCCTTTCTACTCGCGCCTCGAAATTCTTGCCATTCCAGGAGGTCAAGATCCAGGAGATGGCCGATCAGGTTCCAGTTGGTCACATTCCTCGACAACTCACAATTCACTGCCATGGCGAGCTCGTCAGACAGGTCAACCCGGGCGATGTGGTCGACATTGCTGGTATCTTCATGCCAACACCATACACCGGCTTCCAGGCGATTAGAGCAGGCCTCCTCACGGACACTTACCTCGAAGCACAGCACGTTCGCCAGCACAAGAAGGCCTACGATGACATGGTGTTGGCACCGACGACGATCAGACGAATGACGGAGCTTGAGCAGTCTGGGCAGCTCTACGAATACCTAAGTCGATCGATTGCACCTGAAATCTTCGGTCACTTGGATGTCAAGAAGGCACTGCTCCTGCAACTGATTGGTGGTGTGACGAAGGAGATGGGTGATGGCATGCGCATTCGTGGTGACATTAACGTCTGCTTGATGGGTGATCCAGGTGTTGCCAAGTCTCAACTTCTGAAGTACATCACAAAGGTCGCTCCTCGTGGTGTATACACTACTGGACGTGGTAGCAGTGGTGTCGGTCTCACCGCTGCTGTCATGCGCGATCCTGTGACTGATGAAATGGTTTTGGAAGGTGGCGCTCTTGTGCTCGCAGACAACGGAACTTGCTGCATTGACGAATTTGACAAAATGGACGACAGCGATCGTACGGCAATTCACGAAGTCATGGAGCAGCAgaccatctccatctccaaggCAGGAATTACAACAACCCTCAACGCACGAACAGCAATCCTGGCCGCAGCCAACCCTCTTTACGGCCGCTACAACCCTCGCATCTCACCAGTCGAGAACATCAACCTTCCCGCGGCACTTCTTAGCAGATTCGATGTCCTTTTCTTGATTCTCGATACGCCAAATCGAGACTCCGACGAAGAGCTCGCACGCCACGTCACATTCGTGCATATCAACAACAAGCACCCAGAACCGCAAGGAGGCGGCCTGATCTTCTCACCGAATGAAGTCCGACAATGGGTTGCCCGTGCACGGTCGTTCCGCCCAGTGGTACCGAAACAGGTCTCCGACTACCTCGTGGGCGCATACGTCCGTCTTCGACAACAACAGAAGCGCGACGAAGCTGGCAAGAAGACTTTCACGCACACCTCGCCCCGAACACTCCTCGGAATCTTGCGTTTGTCGCAAGCCCTGGCTCGTCTCCGTTTTGCAGATGAAGTCATCACtgatgatgtcgacgaggCTCTGCGTTTGATCGAAGTCAGTAAAGCCAGCTTGTACGATGACAACGTCAACCGGCGAGGCGACCAGTCCGCCAGCACGAAAATCTTCAACCTCATTCGCGGAATGCGGGAGAGTGGTGCCGCGGCGACTGCAGAGGGTGGCGGAGAGCTCGACCTGCGCAAGGTCCGAGAGCGTGTTTTGGCAAAGGGTTTCACTGCGCAACAATTGGAGGCTGCGTTGGACGAGTACGCGGATATTGAT ATTTGGCAAACTGCTGCGGAAGGTACTAGGCTCGTGTTCATCGAAgcgggcgaggacgatgctgATATGGGGGATGAGTACTCATGA
- a CDS encoding SNF2 family DNA-dependent ATPase domain-containing protein, translated as MHPQKINGRTLHRRWTPQDFYESVHATSNDEVTDATYDSVLESELYPFQKRAVKWMLAREDTMQSPRDGGTTFSTLATDLDGNACYVDHMQGIVFAHPPLDGEQSVSGGILAEEMGLGKTVELMALISLNSRPKLTTTKVSKGPDLVMDNYSGNMVMPSRATLIITPASILPQWQTELNRHAPNLSVFHYQGITADKKKSPSADAILRDLATKYDVVLSTYHTLAREVHFAEEPPDRNMRHQRKFERKRSPLVQIEWWRICLDEAQMVESGVTAAARVACRLPRIHSWAVTGTPLRKDIQDLLGLLIFLRYKPFDDVSSGRLWGHLVRSHRHLFRKLFGAIALRHTKAQIRDELHLPAQKRVVVTVPFSVVEQQNYTTLFNEMCEEVGVNEDGTPAVEFWNPSEPAVIEKMRTYLSRLRQTCLHPQVGGKNRRALGKGAAPLRTVAEVLEVMIEQNETNIRVEERTLIAASLQHAHILGNNEEDVRRSEKALAIYEQVLQSCTEMVKSAREQLAAALSAADVSEDKIDSDEEASSESTPLLGRLKNNLRIALQLQHASTFFAATMYFQIKTNEALTLEGSDDFKKLEEKESSFYEDAKLLRKEILSENSKKAESLMQKIRDLSNRQTITKMPTIKDLQSLGGIESRRIVEKSDALFDVIRELNGVLKDWRTRMAALLLKPLVDEEADKEIVGDEYEDSTKQQDELYVYFDAFKAVHADLNALVTGESAPLIDHEAKLYLKNCKAYFNPDFADEDKPHIHAPELGQKLFTIRKKFRDQREQVGSVRGLIQEARTLESSMHANEPGTRVGTEYAIVQRHLHSLQAVYSSYMKALSGLEKEVELFRTTQNQRVEFYRQLQELSDDVGPYKEELDKELDMHALDSALQKEKQSTKLLAQLKTKNRFLVHLRDDESGAQGGPKVCIICTSTFEQGVLTECIQQWFSQARSCPMCKRKLSSADLHDITFRPQQLRAQEEHQPGGSSNSPTKASSSSSRENGTPAQATGIYTDVSPTLLEEIKSIDLPNSYGTKIDTLGRHLHWIREHDPGAKSIVFSQYREFLDVLGIALRDFKLGHARLGRPGAAEKFKHDPSIDCLLLDAKTDSSGLTLVNATHVFICEPLIQTAVELQAIARVHRIGQTRPTMVWMYLINDTVEEAIYEISVQRRLAHVQGRSKSKKTSREATPGAAQESAIEVANSEELQSAPLSKLLVAGKSGGEVVGTHDLWKCLFGKTGAGNSEAAQGEVGRFLRAEAAEERRNEDREAARAGAVDRSRG; from the exons ATGCACCCTCAAAAGATCAACGGGCGAACACTACACCGTC GCTGGACTCCGCAGGATTTTTACGAAAGCGTTCATGCAACGTCGAATGATGAAGTGACGGATGCGACGTACGATAGCGTGCTGGAAAGTGAGCTTTATCCATTCCAAAAACGCGCGGTGAAGTGGATGCTCGCTCGCGAGGATACAATGCAGTCACCTCGAGACGGCGGCACAACGTTCTCCACCTTGGCAACCGACTTGGACGGCAATGCTTGCTATGTCGACCACATGCAAGGCATAGTTTTtgcacatcctcctctcgaTGGCGAACAAAGCGTGTCAGGTGGAATTCTGGCCGAAGAGATGGGTCTAGGCAAGACGGTCGAATTGATGGCATTGATCAGCTTGAATTCACGTCCGAAGCTCACCACTACGAAAGTCTCGAAAGGACCAGACTTGGTAATGGACAATTACTCCGGAAACATGGTCATGCCATCCAGAGCAACCCTAATCATTACTCCGGCATCCATCCTTCCTCAGTGGCAAACTGAGCTCAATCGACATGCGCCAAATCTGTCAGTGTTTCACTACCAGGGCATCACCGCGGACAAGAAGAAATCGCCATCTGCCGATGCAATACTTCGAGATCTTGCTACCAAGTATGATGTAGTGCTGTCAACATACCATACCTTGGCGCGCGAAGTCCACTTCGCAGAGGAGCCACCAGATCGAAACATGCGTCATCAGCGCAAGTTTGAGCGGAAACGCAGCCCACTTGTACAGATCGAATGGTGGCGAATTTGTCTGGACGAAGCGCAGATGGTCGAAAGCGGCGTGACGGCCGCTGCTCGCGTTGCCTGTCGACTTCCCCGAATCCACAGTTGGGCTGTGACCGGAACTCCATTGCGAAAGGATATTCAGGACCTTCTCGGCCTGCTGATCTTTCTCCGCTACAAGCCCTTCGACGATGTCAGTTCTGGTCGATTGTGGGGTCATCTCGTCCGGTCGCATAGACATCTCTTCCGCAAATTGTTCGGCGCCATCGCCCTTCGACATACCAAAGCACAGATTCGAGACGAATTACATCTCCCGGCGCAGAAGCGGGTTGTTGTGACAGTGCCATTCAGTGTGGTAGAGCAGCAAAACTACACCACTTTATTCAACGAAATGTGCGAGGAAGTTGGGGTGAACGAAGACGGCACACCGGCGGTAGAATTCTGGAATCCCAGCGAGCCTGCTGTAATCGAGAAGATGCGAACGTATTTGTCTCGTCTGAGGCAAACGTGCCTTCACCCGCAGGTAGGAGGGAAGAACAGAAGGGCTTTGGGCAAAGGTGCAGCGCCGTTGAGAACGGTTGCGGAGGTGCTTGAG GTCATGATCGAACAGAACGAGACCAATATTCGAGTCGAGGAGCGCACGCTCATCGCTGCTTCCCTCCAACACGCACATATACTTGGCAACAACGAAGAGGACGTCCGCCGCAGCGAAAAAGCTCTCGCAATTTACGAACAGGTTTTACAGTCCTGCACCGAAATGGTCAAATCGGCCAGAGAACAACTTGCAGCGGCCCTTTCAGCCGCTGATGTTTCAGAAGATAAAATCGacagcgacgaagaagccaGTTCGGAATCCACACCTCTTCTTGGACGATTGAAGAACAACCTGCGGATTGCCCTGCAGCTGCAGCATGCGAGCACTTTCTTCGCAGCAACAATGTACTTTCAGATCAAAACCAACGAGGCCCTTACATTGGAAGGCTCAGACGACTTCAAGaagctggaggagaaggaatcGAGTTTTTATGAGGATGCAAAATTGTTGCGCAAGGAGATTCTATCCGAAAATTCCAAGAAAGCTGAGAGTCTCATGCAGAAGATCCGCGACCTGAGCAACAGACAGACCATTACAAAAATGCCGACCATCAAAGACTTGCAAAGTCTTGGCGGTATCGAGAGCAGACGCATCGTGGAGAAGAGTGATGCGCTGTTTGACGTAATTCGAGAGCTCAACGGAGTACTCAAAGACTGGCGCACTCGAATGGCGGCTCTGCTGCTCAAGCCGCTGGTCGACGAGGAAGCAGACAAGGAGATCGTCGGCGACGAATACGAAGACTCCACCAAGCAGCAAGATGAGCTATACGTTTACTTCGATGCCTTCAAAGCAGTACACGCTGATCTCAACGCTCTCGTCACTGGCGAGAGTGCGCCTTTGATCGATCATGAGGCCAAGCTTTACTTGAAGAATTGCAAGGCGTACTTCAATCCCGATTTTGCTGACGAGGACAAGCCGCATATCCACGCACCAGAACTGGGCCAAAAGCTCTTCACCATCCGCAAGAAATTCCGAGATCAGCGGGAACAAGTTGGCTCAGTGCGAGGGCTCATTCAAGAAGCTCGTACTTTAGAGAGCTCTATGCATGCGAACGAACCAGGAACCAGAGTTGGGACAGAGTACGCCATTGTTCAGAGACATCTACACTCGCTCCAGGCAGTCTATTCATCGTACATGAAAGCCTTGAGTGggctggagaaggaggtcgaACTGTTCCGAACAACACAAAATCAGAGAGTGGAGTTCTACAGGCAGCTACAGGAGCTCTCCGACGATGTCGGCCCTTACAAGGAGGAGCTTGACAAAGAGCTTGACATGCATGCACTCGATTCAGCACTGCAGAAAGAGAAGCAATCGACGAAACTTCTGGCTCAgctgaagacgaagaacCGCTTTTTAGTTCACCTCCGCGATGATGAGTCTGGAGCTCAAGGTGGTCCGAAAGTGTGCATTATCTGTACATCGACCTTTGAGCAAGGCGTGCTGACT GAATGTATCCAACAGTGGTTCTCGCAAGCACGCTCCTGCCCAATGTGCAAGCGAAAACTCTCCAGCGCGGATCTCCACGACATCACGTTCAGACCTCAACAGCTGCGTGCTCAGGAAGAACATCAACCCGGAGGATCATCCAATTCTCCGACCAAagcgtcttcatcttcatcacgcGAGAACGGCACTCCTGCTCAAGCTACCGGCATCTACACTGATGTTTCGCCAACCCTGCTGGAGGAGATCAAGTCCATTGACCTACCCAACTCATATGGCACTAAGATCGACACTCTCGGTCGTCACCTGCACTGGATCCGTGAGCACGATCCTGGCGCCAAATCAATCGTCTTCAGCCAATACCGTGAGTTTCTCGATGTACTCGGCATCGCCCTCCGGGACTTTAAGCTCGGCCACGCTCGACTTGGCCGACCTGGCGCCGCAGAGAAATTCAAGCACGACCCAAGCATCGACTGCCTCTTGCTAGATGCAAAGACGGACTCATCCGGTCTGACGCTGGTCAATGCCACCCATGTCTTCATCTGCGAGCCGCTCATCCAGACTGCAGTGGAGCTACAAGCTATCGCACGAGTTCATCGGATCGGACAGACCCGTCCAACAATGGTGTGGATGTACCTCATCAACGACACTGTCGAGGAGGCCATCTACGAGATCTCTGTACAGCGACGCTTGGCACATGTTCAGGGACGAAGCAAATCCAAGAAGACGTCGAGAGAGGCGACGCCAGGAGCAGCGCAGGAAAGTGCGATCGAGGTGGCAAATTCCGAGGAGTTGCAAAGTGCGCCATTGTCGAAGCTGTTGGTTGCTGGGAAGagtggtggagaggtcgtGGGTACTCATGATTTGTGGAAGTGTCTGTTTGGAAAGACGGGTGCTGGGAATAGTGAGGCGGCGCAAGGTGAGGTTGGAAGATTCTTGCGGGcagaggcggcggaggagaggaggaatgAGGATCGTGAAGCTGCGAGGGCGGGCgcggtcgaccggtcgcgAGGATGA
- a CDS encoding uncharacterized protein (unknown protein, prob localization ER) has translation MRLKRSWFGTTDCARIKRGTLVGHRLYLTRALTFNLYFTLFLYLTLHHPRYLSRTTATMPAKGTAPFATFLIIGPVCFFLGVLFAYFPYDYNVLWTTPPADPSNPEADVRAPFFDLQENHLRFLHASPPLISRILHIVIGTGLLGFLMKLFKPTEANLLFDGASLVLYMCGVTVYIANIVKGLRTVTAGAYGTGKLAEGETIMSKQLEGTDGQYISREDSLRVMSASNTICALVLVGVLVLQAGQWYAQRKEDQELEEMDKVRDEKKAAKVAAGKEGKKTK, from the exons ATGCGCCTCAAGCGGTCTTGGTTCGGGACAACGGATTGTGCCAGGATCAAGCGAGGA ACCCTGGTCGGCCATCGACTTTATCTTACTCGAGCTTTGACCTTCAACCTTTACTTTACACTCTTCTTGTACCTCACTCTCCATCATCCGAGATACCTCTCCCGGACCACCGCTACGATGCCCGCCAAAGGCACCGCACCCTTCGCGACCTTCCTCATCATAGGAC CGgtctgcttcttcctcggaGTCCTCTTCGCCTACTTTCCCTACGACTACAACGTCCTCTGGACAACTCCACCAGCGGATCCCTCCAACCCCGAGGCCGACGTCCGCGCGCCCTTCTTCGATCTCCAAGAAAACcacctccgcttcctccacgCATCTCCACCCCTCATCTCGCGCATCCTCCACATCGTAATCGGCACAGGTCTCCTCGGCTTCCTGATGAAGCTCTTTAAACCCACCGAGGCGAACCTGCTCTTCGACGGCGCGAGTCTGGTGCTGTACATGTGCGGCGTGACGGTCTACATTGCGAACATCGTCAAGGGTTTGCGCACGGTGACGGCGGGCGCGTATGGAACGGGCAAGCTGGCGGAGGGAGAGACGATTATGAGCAAGCAGTTGGAGGGCACGGACGGACAGTATATCAGTCGCGAGGACAGTTTGAGGGTCATGAGCGCGAGTAATACGATTTGCGCGTTGGTGCTTGTGGGTGTGTTGGTGCTGCAGGCGGGACAGTGGTACGCgcagaggaaggaggatCAGGAGCTTGAGGAGATGGATAAGGTGAGGGatgagaagaaggcggccaAGGTTGCGGCTGGTaaggagggcaagaagacgaAATAG